The Haloarchaeobius amylolyticus genome window below encodes:
- the purD gene encoding phosphoribosylamine--glycine ligase, which translates to MSDTLLLVGGGGREHAIARALDESPDRDEFDLYACAGNRNPGIARIAAGFETLDTSDPDAVVAYAEEVGATLAVIGPEKPLAEGVVDALEAAGVYAFGPKQADARIEVDKSFQREFMAEHDIPGCPDYAVFDDMEAACEYIDEYDGDLAVKPAGLTGGKGVRVTGDQITKEEAKAYLRDSDYETVVLEERLVGEEFTIQAIVANDDVLITPAVQDHKRAYEGDEGPNTGGMGSYTDASFQLPFMTEADSVEALNVLRSTVEALDDYRGILYGQFMLTAEGVKVVEFNARFGDPEAMNTLPVLNTDFYEILTKARDGEPLPELDFQEKATVCKYATPAGYPTNPEAGTKITVDEDSAGDALLYYASVDERDDGIYTTTSRAFAVVGVADTIAAAEEQAEDALAVAGEDGLHIRHDIGKADLVQRRIDHVAELRGE; encoded by the coding sequence ATGTCCGATACCCTCTTGCTCGTCGGCGGCGGCGGGCGCGAGCACGCCATCGCCCGGGCGCTCGACGAGTCTCCCGACCGAGACGAGTTCGACCTGTACGCCTGCGCCGGCAACCGCAACCCCGGCATCGCCCGTATCGCCGCGGGCTTCGAGACACTGGACACGAGCGACCCCGACGCGGTCGTCGCCTACGCCGAGGAGGTCGGCGCGACGCTGGCCGTCATCGGGCCGGAGAAACCCCTCGCCGAGGGCGTCGTCGACGCGCTCGAAGCCGCCGGCGTCTACGCCTTCGGGCCGAAGCAGGCCGACGCCCGCATCGAGGTGGACAAGTCGTTCCAGCGCGAGTTCATGGCCGAGCACGACATCCCCGGCTGCCCGGACTACGCCGTCTTCGACGACATGGAGGCCGCCTGCGAGTACATCGACGAGTACGACGGCGACCTCGCCGTCAAGCCCGCCGGCCTGACCGGCGGCAAGGGCGTCCGCGTCACCGGCGACCAGATCACCAAGGAGGAGGCCAAGGCGTACCTCCGTGACTCCGACTACGAGACGGTCGTCCTCGAGGAGCGCCTCGTGGGCGAGGAGTTCACCATCCAGGCCATCGTCGCCAACGACGACGTGCTCATCACGCCCGCCGTGCAGGACCACAAGCGCGCCTACGAGGGCGACGAGGGCCCCAACACGGGCGGCATGGGCAGCTACACCGACGCGAGCTTCCAGCTCCCGTTCATGACCGAGGCCGACAGCGTCGAGGCCCTGAACGTCCTCCGGTCGACCGTCGAGGCCCTCGACGACTACCGCGGCATCCTCTACGGCCAGTTCATGCTGACCGCGGAGGGCGTGAAGGTCGTCGAGTTCAACGCCCGGTTCGGCGACCCCGAGGCGATGAACACCCTCCCGGTCCTGAACACGGACTTCTACGAGATTCTGACGAAGGCCCGCGACGGCGAGCCCCTGCCGGAGCTCGACTTCCAGGAGAAGGCGACGGTCTGCAAGTACGCGACCCCCGCCGGCTACCCGACGAACCCGGAGGCCGGCACGAAGATCACCGTCGATGAAGACAGCGCGGGCGACGCGCTACTGTACTACGCCTCCGTCGACGAGCGCGACGACGGCATCTACACGACCACCTCGCGCGCCTTCGCGGTCGTCGGCGTCGCCGACACCATCGCCGCGGCGGAGGAACAGGCCGAGGACGCGCTGGCCGTCGCCGGCGAGGACGGCCTGCACATCCGCCACGACATCGGCAAGGCCGACCTCGTCCAGCGCCGCATCGACCACGTCGCCGAACTGCGCGGCGAGTAA